A single Epinephelus lanceolatus isolate andai-2023 chromosome 22, ASM4190304v1, whole genome shotgun sequence DNA region contains:
- the LOC117245962 gene encoding butyrophilin subfamily 1 member A1-like, whose protein sequence is MVHITDFMLGFTVPLLTFLVPFTTAARTDVDSQPQVIGSLEPIVAVLGDDVILPCHLEPKFNVQRLTVEWSKPDLKPDPLDPLSRVEYVHLYRDRQEVPDMKIESYIRRTALFTDELREGNISLKIMNVTLADAGRYRCFIPKLKSRVKESVIYLTVVPKTVTTTETPLHPQTPDPNETDVKGGRSNHGLWIFMGVACILLILGSGVAGYLLIHRREKQNHTKYDMASTIALPT, encoded by the exons ATGGTTCACATCACAGACTTCATGCTCGGCTTCACTGTTCCTCTCTTGACTTTCTTGGTACCCTTCACTACGGCAGCCCGGACGGACGTTGATT CTCAGCCTCAGGTGATTGGATCCCTTGAGCCAATTGTTGCTGTTCTGGGCGATGATGTCATTCTGCCATGCCACCTGGAGCCCAAATTCAACGTGCAGCGTCTGACAGTAGAATGGTCGAAGCCTGACCTCAAGCCAGACCCCTTGGACCCGCTGAGCCGGGTCGAGTACGTGCACCTTTACAGGGACCGACAAGAAGTCCCGGACATGAAGATCGAGTCGTACATCAGGAGGACGGCTCTGTTCACTGACGAGCTGAGAGAGGGAAACATTTCGCTGAAGATCATGAACGTGACGCTTGCAGATGCGGGCAGATACAGATGTTTCATCCCCAAGTTAAAAAGCAGAGTGAAGGAGTCGGTTATTTACCTTACTGTTG tacCAAAAACTGTTACAACAACAGAGACGCCGCTGCATCCCCAGACTCCAGATCCAAATGAGACAGATGTTAAAG GTGGTCGGAGCAATCATGGTTTGTGGATCTTTATGGGGGTTGCCTGCATCTTACTGATCCTGGGCAGTGGAGTCGCTGGATATTTATTGATACACAGGcgtgaaaaacaaaat CATACAAAGTATGACATGGCCTCAACCATAGCCCTTCCAACCTAG
- the LOC117245954 gene encoding uncharacterized protein LOC117245954 isoform X1, producing MAITTLCAVVATLRVLPDRTQFFQYESVSLSCEQQGNSSDWTVKRNTTTTVKREPSGTWNNMNESHRFIDVLYPLDTGVYWCESAAGECSNTVNIFVTAGSVILDSPVLPVMAGDAVTLSCRTMTTFPNLTADFYKDGLLIGSSSTGNMTIHSVSLFDEGFYKCGISGAGESPDSWLTVRGSRPELPDSPITHIILPVVGACLSLVSLVCVMLLCLWRNHKVTGVVLQVKSTLMSPTLMSPSHRKCSQTGSEMWRLHRPSTQQ from the exons ATGGCGATAACAACTCTGTGCGCTGTCGTGG CCACTCTGAGAGTCCTTCCCGACAGAACCCAGTTCTTCCAGTACGAGTCCGTCTCTCTGAGCTGTGAGCAGCAGGGAAACTCTTCTGACTGGACAGTTAAGAGGAACACAACCACAACTGTAAAGCGAGAGCCTTCTGGAACTTGGAATAATATGAATGAGTCCCACCGCTTCATTGATGTCCTTTACCCATTAGACACAGGAGTGTACTGGTGTGAGTCTGCAGCAGGAGAGTGCAGCAACACCGTCAACATCTTTGTGACTG CTGGTTCAGTGATCTTGGACAGCCCAGTCCTTCCTGTGATGGCGGGAGATGCTGTGACTCTGAGCTGCAGAACAATGACGACTTTCCCCAATCTCACAGCTGACTTCTATAAAGACGGGCTTCTCATCGGGAGCAGCTCTACAGGAAACATGACCATCCACAGTGTTTCTCTGTTTGATGAAGGATTCTATAAGTGCGGAATCTCTGGAGCTGGAGAATCACCAGACAGCTGGCTGACTGTCAGAG GAAGCCGTCCTGAGCTGCCTGACTCCCCCATCACACACATTATACTTCCTGTGGTGGGTGCCTGCCTCTCGCTGGTCTCGCTGGTCTGTGTGATGCTGCTCTGCCTCTGGAGGAACCACAAAG TGACAGGTGTTGTGCTGCAGGTAAAGTCGACCCTGATGTCCCCTACACTGATGTCACCATCACACAGGAAGTGCAGCCAAACAGGATCAGAG ATGTGGAGGCTGCACCGACCTTCTACTCAACAGTGA
- the LOC117245954 gene encoding uncharacterized protein LOC117245954 isoform X2 translates to MAITTLCAVVATLRVLPDRTQFFQYESVSLSCEQQGNSSDWTVKRNTTTTVKREPSGTWNNMNESHRFIDVLYPLDTGVYWCESAAGECSNTVNIFVTAGSVILDSPVLPVMAGDAVTLSCRTMTTFPNLTADFYKDGLLIGSSSTGNMTIHSVSLFDEGFYKCGISGAGESPDSWLTVRGSRPELPDSPITHIILPVVGACLSLVSLVCVMLLCLWRNHKGKVDPDVPYTDVTITQEVQPNRIRDVEAAPTFYSTVKPGNT, encoded by the exons ATGGCGATAACAACTCTGTGCGCTGTCGTGG CCACTCTGAGAGTCCTTCCCGACAGAACCCAGTTCTTCCAGTACGAGTCCGTCTCTCTGAGCTGTGAGCAGCAGGGAAACTCTTCTGACTGGACAGTTAAGAGGAACACAACCACAACTGTAAAGCGAGAGCCTTCTGGAACTTGGAATAATATGAATGAGTCCCACCGCTTCATTGATGTCCTTTACCCATTAGACACAGGAGTGTACTGGTGTGAGTCTGCAGCAGGAGAGTGCAGCAACACCGTCAACATCTTTGTGACTG CTGGTTCAGTGATCTTGGACAGCCCAGTCCTTCCTGTGATGGCGGGAGATGCTGTGACTCTGAGCTGCAGAACAATGACGACTTTCCCCAATCTCACAGCTGACTTCTATAAAGACGGGCTTCTCATCGGGAGCAGCTCTACAGGAAACATGACCATCCACAGTGTTTCTCTGTTTGATGAAGGATTCTATAAGTGCGGAATCTCTGGAGCTGGAGAATCACCAGACAGCTGGCTGACTGTCAGAG GAAGCCGTCCTGAGCTGCCTGACTCCCCCATCACACACATTATACTTCCTGTGGTGGGTGCCTGCCTCTCGCTGGTCTCGCTGGTCTGTGTGATGCTGCTCTGCCTCTGGAGGAACCACAAAG GTAAAGTCGACCCTGATGTCCCCTACACTGATGTCACCATCACACAGGAAGTGCAGCCAAACAGGATCAGAG ATGTGGAGGCTGCACCGACCTTCTACTCAACAGTGAAACCTGGAAAcacctga
- the LOC117245954 gene encoding contactin-3-like isoform X3 produces MAITTLCAVVATLRVLPDRTQFFQYESVSLSCEQQGNSSDWTVKRNTTTTVKREPSGTWNNMNESHRFIDVLYPLDTGVYWCESAAGECSNTVNIFVTAGSVILDSPVLPVMAGDAVTLSCRTMTTFPNLTADFYKDGLLIGSSSTGNMTIHSVSLFDEGFYKCGISGAGESPDSWLTVRGSRPELPDSPITHIILPVVGACLSLVSLVCVMLLCLWRNHKDVEAAPTFYSTVKPGNT; encoded by the exons ATGGCGATAACAACTCTGTGCGCTGTCGTGG CCACTCTGAGAGTCCTTCCCGACAGAACCCAGTTCTTCCAGTACGAGTCCGTCTCTCTGAGCTGTGAGCAGCAGGGAAACTCTTCTGACTGGACAGTTAAGAGGAACACAACCACAACTGTAAAGCGAGAGCCTTCTGGAACTTGGAATAATATGAATGAGTCCCACCGCTTCATTGATGTCCTTTACCCATTAGACACAGGAGTGTACTGGTGTGAGTCTGCAGCAGGAGAGTGCAGCAACACCGTCAACATCTTTGTGACTG CTGGTTCAGTGATCTTGGACAGCCCAGTCCTTCCTGTGATGGCGGGAGATGCTGTGACTCTGAGCTGCAGAACAATGACGACTTTCCCCAATCTCACAGCTGACTTCTATAAAGACGGGCTTCTCATCGGGAGCAGCTCTACAGGAAACATGACCATCCACAGTGTTTCTCTGTTTGATGAAGGATTCTATAAGTGCGGAATCTCTGGAGCTGGAGAATCACCAGACAGCTGGCTGACTGTCAGAG GAAGCCGTCCTGAGCTGCCTGACTCCCCCATCACACACATTATACTTCCTGTGGTGGGTGCCTGCCTCTCGCTGGTCTCGCTGGTCTGTGTGATGCTGCTCTGCCTCTGGAGGAACCACAAAG ATGTGGAGGCTGCACCGACCTTCTACTCAACAGTGAAACCTGGAAAcacctga